The DNA window cattggcccgatcttggctcactgcaagctccgcctcccgggttcacgccattctcctgcctcagccttccaagtagctgggactacaggcgccgccaccacgcccggctaatttttttgtatttttagtagagacggggtttcactgtgttagccaggatggtctcgatctcctgacctcgtgatcagcccgcctcagcctcccaaagtggctgggattacaggcgtgagccaccgcgcccagttttgtttttttttttagaccgagtttcactcttatcacccaggctggagtgcaatggtgcaatcttggctcaccgcaacccccatctcctgggtttaagtgattcttgtgcctcagcctcctgagtagctgggattacagatgcctggctaatttttgtatttttagtagagacagggtttcaccatgcttggccaggctggtctcaaactgctgacctcagatgatacgatcacctccgcctcccaaagtgctgggattacaggaatgagccactgcacccggccagttcttctttaaatgtttggtagaatttaccccTGAAGCCATCAGGCTGAAGACTTTCCCTTGTcaggaggtttttgattactgacaaggctggagtgcagtggcaccatcacagctcactggagcctcaacttcatgggctgaagccatcctcctgcctcagccttctgagtagctaggatttcatgtacacaccactgtgcctaattatcaattttttttttgtaaagatagggtcttgctaaaTTGCCCAGGTTGtgttcaggtgatccttccatctcagccttgcaaagtgctgggattataagcatgaaccaccatgcctagcctctttaattattattttattattttaaaaattttttgtgggtacataggtaTATTTAGGGGGTACCtgggatgttttgatacaggcgtgTAGTGTGACAggcacacatcacagagaatgGGTGTCCCCCTCTCAAGTATTTATACTCATTttagtactattattatttattattattattatttttttgagacagagtctcgctctgtcgcccaggctggagtgcagtggcatgatctcggctcactgcaagctccgcctcccgggtttacgccattctcctgcctcagcctcccgagtagctgggactacaggcgcccgccacctcacccggctaattttttgtatttttagtagagacggggtttcaccgtgtttgccaggatggtctcgatctcctgaccttgtgatctacccgcctcagcctcccaaagtgctaggattacaggcgtgaaccatcgctCCCGGcctattttagtattatttttaagctGCTCCACACAGAACAGGGCTATCCCACAGGCAGCGTGGTCCAGAGTAGccttgttttttaatgtaaagttTCCGACTATAAATAACTCCATTAGCAAAACGGCATCTCCTAAATTTTAAGTGCTCACCCTTGTCCGTGCTGTCCCTCTGCAGCTGAAGCCAACTGGGTCCAGCAGGGACTTGGGCCTGGGACAGCCAGTCTCTTCCCAGAACATGAGTCTGGGACTGGCCCTGCCTGGGAATGGTTATCTGAATCAAAGTGGAAAACTGCTAGTTTGAAACGTCTATAAACATAACCCAACAATACAAAAGGGAGTAGCGTGACTGATCGTTTAGGAGAAAAGACTCAGGACCTCGTGGACCTGAacttagaccaaaaaaaaaaaaaaggagaggaaacacGAAGCACGGTGACCTCCCGGACTGGGCACTGCGCAACCTTCGAGTGTGGCTTAAACATGAACGACCATCTCCTTTCAGGTAGACAGCAATAACATGCTTTAGGTTTTAAGACTAGTGTTGACGGAGTTGAGGTAAAACGGATACAACATTATTTTCTCAGAGGAGCTGCAAGCTGGACTCTTGGAAAGCACGTGTCCACCAAGATTTGCTAGAGCCTCATGCCCTGGAAAAACCCACTCGGAGCACTTTGTCCCTAGACACCCTTTCTGGTGGCGCGAACGCACTCTAGTCCACGTTCCCCACACTCCAAGGACACCGGGTCCGTGTGGCACAGgcttgggagggagggagggccaggAGGTCAGAGGAAGAGGAGTGTGCAACACCCAAACCCCGCATCCAGGGGAGCCGGCGTGCGGGACCCGAGGCCATGCGGCCAGACGCCCACCACAGACACAGCGGATACCTTCTCTTGGGGCATCCACAATTCTGCAGCAACTTTCAAAAATTCGCTATTTTCTCGCTTCTGTTGAAATGCAGGTTTTGGACTTGCTGAAATTCACCCCTGACACTTGTTCTGAGCCCCAGAATTCCTCTCCCAGCCCAGAGCCCGCAGTGGACAAAGCCAGGCGTCTGGGCTTTTGGCAGTCCCAGGCCCTGAGGACCCAATCATGATTAACCTCAAGTCTCCTTGGGGTGCCTTCTACTCCAGGCTGAGCATGAACAAAAGAGACAGAAACCAGCCAACTCCACGCGGGTTATGTGGggcctcccctctgccctccacACACCCATGCACAAGTGCACACACCCACGCATGCACACTGCCACGCACATACCCACtgatgcacacagacacacacatgggTAGATACTCACCTATATGCACGTACACACCCGCTCTCCATGTATCCACTCAGCCTTGTGTACACAGCCATGCACACCCACCCTCATACACACCCACGTGCACCTGGCTCCACACAACACACGAGAAGGCAAACATGACGCTCAGGAAGGCGGCCTCTCAGGGCAGCGTCCAGTGTCCGTCTCTCCCGGCAGGACCCCCACATGCCACCCCTGCTGGAGGCTTTGGCTTCCAAAGAAGAATCTAGTAGGTTCAAGGCTGGGTGGGCAGGACGGCAAGGATACAGCCCTGCCTGGGACAGAGCCTTCCTGGGGGTGGAGGCGGCACGGTAGGGACCCGAGGAGAGCTGGGCTGGTGGGTGATTAAGACAGGAGCCATGTGGAGTAAGAACAAAGCCTTTACTCGCGCTTGGCAACAGcaaagcaggaggcagaggggagaTGACGGTCCCTGGCCCGTTTCCCTCCAGGGAAGGCAGCAGGCGGGGAGGTGGGTCTGCTGGGATGGGCGGGTCAGGGGCAGTCTCACCCCAGGGGGCCCCAAACAAAAGGCTCCTGCTGTTGATGGGCCCAGGCACAGTGGGGCAGGAGCATGACCCAGGAAGGAGTCCTGAGCCACAAGTCAGAGCAGAGAAAACACCTCTGTGGTCCCAGTCAAGAGGCCTCCGAATGAGGCACCTGGGCTGGGAGCAAAGCTCTGGCTGAGAGCATGACCTTCCCGGGCCTGAGTCCCCCTGCGGTGCCCGGCTGTGCACCCAGCCTGCAGCAGAGAGGGCAGCATCCCCCACAAAGCCTGCCAGGCTAAGCCCTTGCAATGGCTGTGGCTGGGCCAGGACCTTGATCTGGAGCCTGCTCCTTGGCACCTAGCCAGCCTGGCACCCGCCTTCAGCAACAGGTAATGGAGCCTGGATGGTAGCTCCCTCCCAGGTGCCCAGGTGCTGGGGTGGACGCCTGTTCCCGTGGGATCAACCCTGAGGCTGGGTCAGTGGGAGGGGCACTGCGGCCCCGGCCCTCAGCCCGGCTGTCTTTTTTCTCCCAAAACACCCATCACTGCAGTccaccaggggctgggagaggggggCTGCAGGCTAGCGAGAGGGTGTGCCAGGTGCTTGCATCTCACTGGTATGGCCATGGCACCTGAGGGAGTCCACTGAGGCCATGGGGGGCTCCAGCTCCCTGCACCTGGGACAGAGTGAGGCAGCCCTGGGTCAGGGGTGGTTGGTGTCACCGAGAGATCGGGGCACCCTGCTTCTGCCTGGGACACCAGTCCGTGTCTGGGTAGAGAAGGCAGTGGACAGACTTAAACCTGGGGAAGGAAGAAGTGGGGGTCAGGGCTGTGGGTGGAGGGAGCAGTGGGGGTCAGGGCTGTGGGTGGAGGGAGCAGTGGGGGTCAGGGCTGTGGGTGGAGGGAGCAGTGGGGGTCAGGGCTGTGGGTGGAGGGAGCAGTGGGGGTCAGGGCTGTGGATGGAGGGAGCAGTGGGGGTCAGGGCTGTGGGTGGAGGGAGCAGTGGGGGTCAGGGCTGTTGGTGGGCGTGCTGATGCCAGAGCCCCTGTGGGGCTGAGGGCCTGCCCATACCACTGCCCACTCACCGTGTGGGGTCCTGCTGCACGCTGAAGCCTCCAGCCACGTTCACCACGTTATGTGGGTTCTCAGGACCCCCATAGCTCAAGGTAACCTGGGAGAGAACGGTGTGGGCAGAGAGTGTGGCCTGGTCTGGTCTCGGGCCACGCTTCCCCCGGCCAGGAGCCCTGCTACAGCCGCCTTGGCCACCCACTTCTCCCCGAGTCCTCGGGGAGGCCAGGCTTGGGAACAGCATTGAAGGGTGCCATGAGCTGAGTGGGGGACACCTCAGGCGGAGCCTGGGGGACAGGAGCGAGGGATCTGAAACCTCCAGAGCAAAGCTGATCCTCATTCCCTCCCTGCTCCACGTGATGGGACCTGCTGGAGTCCCCATCACCACACAGACCACGCCCACTGCCCAGCTGGCGTGGGGCCTCCCTGGCCAGAGAACTGTGCTTCTCCCCTCGTCCCTCCACCCCAGACACCACACCCCTTCTGTACCTGAAGACCCTGTATCCAGCAGACCAAGGGGCCTTTCCAGGGTCCACCCCTAGCCACATGCAAATCCCACCTGCCTGCTCAGCCGGGCATCAGGCCAGGGCAGTGGGGCCCCTGGGGGAGTCAGGGTGAGGCAAAGCCCACGTGGCAGAAGGACGCAGAGTGGCGCTGGTACCTGCTGGAGCAAGGTGTCTGGCGGTAGCCTCTGCAGGTTCTCCAAGTGGGAGTGGAAGAGGGGGCTGTGCAGCAGGCGGGCGCCCAGAAGCCCCTCCACGATGTAACCCACCGTGCAGTCGTCCGGCAGCCGCACCTGCTCAGCCGTGCTCATgaagctgcccaggctggggggaGGCCGGTCAGCAGCTTTCAGGtctcagcctccgcctcccagcccAGGCAGCTGAACCCCCACTCACCTGGCCCACGGGCTCATCTTGAGGGCGAGGCCTCTGCTGAGGCAGAACCCGGCCCCACCAGTAGCAAACCAGAACTTGACCGTGGTCACCTGGGGATGGGGTGCCAGTCAGAGCTTCCGGGGCAGGGCTTCTCACCCCTGACTCTTCATGGGACTCCCCAGGCATCTTTCTTAAGCTGCCCCTTAGGAGATCCCATCCAGGTAACAGAAGCTTCCTGGGGCAAGAAGGGCTGGGGACTTCTGCAGGCCATTGATCCATGGTCTCCAGACCCTCCCCACCTGGTCCAGACACCCCCTCTCTGCCCAGTACAATGAGGGCCTCCTGGCCTGCTCCTGAAACACCACGTGCAAACCACCTGGGTGGATCAGCTTGGACCCCCAGCCCTATGCCCTTCTCAAGCCAGCTTTCCATGCCCTCTGCTGTGCCTCCTGGGCTGGCATCAAGAAAGGAATCTGCTCTGGCACTCACAGTTCTGCCACCCTGGACCCTCTCGGTGGCCTCGATGGGGTGGTCCAGGCTGGGCCGCCCCAGGTAGACGTCCTGGCTGGGTGAGAAGCTGGAGAGCAAGTGCAGGAGGCTCCTGGGGTTCACATAATTGTCATCGTCCACGTGGCAAAACCACCTGTGGGCGACGGAAGTCCTGGGCATGAGGGCCTGGCACAGCTGGACAGGAGGTCCCCACCCAGCTTGGCTCTGGGCTCTCCGTGGGTCGGGTCAGTGCCGCGTACTTGCGCCCAGACTCGATGAACTTGTCGTACTCCACGGACATCTTGCAGCAGAGGGCCTGGCGGGTGCGCACGGCCGAACAGTTGGTGTTGATGACACGGCCACCACCTGCGAGTCGGAGACAGGGGAAGCACGCAGGTAGAGGCTGGCACAGGAATCAGGATAAGGCCTGTGCCCCACCTGCCCCCAAGGGCCAGGACATCATGTGGCTGTCTGACATGCCTGGACTCCTTGCCTGGGTCCAACCACAGCCCTAGCTCTCACGGGCTGACCCTGCTGGTGCCCccgaggctgaagcaggcggccATCAGTTGGGATCTCTTGAAAGGAAACAGGACGGAGGCAGCTCGTCCTGACCTGGCCTGGAAGGGTGGATTCCCTGCTGGGGTTTCTTCAGGGGACGTGGCACTAGCCCCACGCCCCGGGAAGCAGCCAGTGTGAGAGCAGAGCTTGGCTGGCAGGGTGGGCCCTCCGCAGGCCGTGTGACCTGGGCAGCGTCGTGGCCTCCCCGGACCTCCGGAGCCTCGACAGAGAAGGGCACCCACAGCAGCGCAGTGGCCGCGGCTCCGGGGTCTCGGGGGCCAGGTCCCGCGGGCGCCGGGGCTGGGGGACACTCACCACCCTGGAGCTCGAGCTCAGGGTCGTCCCCGTCGGTGAAGATGAACGTCTGGAAGAGAAACAATCTATGAGGCGTCGGGGGCGCTGCCCAGGCCGGGGACCGACCCGCCCCGCGCGGAGCCTCCGGGGGCTCGGGCCGGGCCTAGACCCTGGGATCCGGGGAGGGTGGGCGTGGGGCTCGCCGTTGCGATCGGGGTCCGGCGCACCTGCCGGCGGGCCCGGGAGATCCAGGTGTGCAGCAGCAGTCGCAGGCGCGGCCCGTGGTTCTTCCGGGTGGTCTTGACGGCTATGAAGACGTCGTCGGGCCGCAGGCTGGGGGCAGCGGGCCGGGACGGGGGCGCgcgcggggccggggcgggggtccgggccgggccgggcgcgCGGGGCAGCGGCAGCGGCAGCGGCAGTAGCAGCAGCGCGGCCAGGGCCGCGGCCAGCGCGAGGCAGGCCCGGCACAGCGCCCCACGCGCGCGGCTCATGCGGCCGCCGGGACCCCCGGCGCCGGGAGAGGAGAACTGGGCCGGAGCCGTGGGTGGGCGGCGGCCCCTTTAAGAATGCAGCGGTCCTgccccgccccgcgccccgcgccccggAAGCGACGGCTCCGCTGCCCCGGAAGTGGACGGCACGCCGCGGCGGGGTGGGTGCAAGATGCCGCTGCCGGTTCAGGTGTTTAACTTGCAGGTAACGAGCCAAGGCCGCGCCAGGCTTCCGCGCCCCCGCGCCCCCCGCCGCTGGGGCCGGGCTGAGGTCGAGCAGGGGCGCGGGGCCTGCGCCAGGAGTCGACCGGGCGCGCTCCGTGCCGGGTCTCCGCGGGCAGCGCGCGTCGGGGGCTGCAGGGCCGAGGGCGCGTCTCCGCCGTGGCTGCGCGCTGCGGTCGGGGGCCGCCAGGCCGCGCCCGCCCCGCCTCCCCTCCCAGCAGCTCACGGGAGAGGTTCCCGGCCGCCCCGACGCTAACGCTCTTTCTCCCTTCAGCAGCCAGCCAGCTCTGTGTCAGGGTCGGGGGGTGCAGAAAGTCAGGACAGAATGAGGGATAGCTCGGCCCCCAGCTCGGCCTCCTCGTCAGTGACAGATCTGTACTGCACCCCTCACAGCAGTAGGTCAGACCTCCTCCTGCCCGGTACGGCCGGGGACTTCAGCCTGAGCGCCAGCCTGTCGGCCTGTACGCTGCTCTACGAGGTACCTTCCAGGACAGGGACCCCCGAGCGAGGGAGGGGGGAGCAGGGCCCCGGCCGCCCCTGCTGTGGCTGGGCCCCTGCTGCTCTGCCGGCCGAGGACAGGGACGCAGTGCCAAGCGCAGGAGGGGAGGGTGCCCCGGTGGGCCCCTGCGGAGGGAGCCGAGCTCTTGGTGCTTTTCCCAAAGGAGCGCGGGAGGCCCACGGGTCCGGCGGGTGCCCGGCATGGCGGCTTTTCCAGCCTGCTTTAAGCCGAGGTCCTGGCTCCTCTGTGTCTCCCAGCTGGGGGCCGTGGGGCTCCCTGAGAtgactcttttctccttctcccaaCCCTGTGGCGTGATTCTCAGCCCAGTATTGCTGCTCCGGACAGATTCCGGGGGCTGgacctcctgcctcctggggttGAGGTGGCGTCCCGTTCTTCTCCGTGGCTTGGAGGAAACTGCATCAGGATGGTGGCTGGGAACGTGTAGGGGCCCTCGGTCCCTGTGTAGTTGGTTGTCCCCTGTCTGCTTTCTGGCTTTCAGAGACGAGCGGCTAGAATCAGGCGAGGGGTTTCTGCTTCTGAGCCTTAGAGTCTTGTGAGGAGACTCCTCCCTGATGTGGTGGCACAGGAGCCTGGCTGGGGGCGAGGGTGACTGGGAGGGCACGCCTGGGGGACAGCAGCGGCGGGAGTGTGGTCCGATTGGCCTGGAAGATCTCGGGCGGAGCTGACCTCAGAGAAGAGTGCGGGTCTCTCGCCCTCCTGGGGCAGTCCCCAGGACAAGGTGCCAGGTGCCTGGCCCATGTTGCAGGGGGCTGTGGAGCCCATGCAGATCGACGTGGACCCCCAGGAAGACCCGCAGAATGCACCCGACGTCAACTACGTGGTGGAGAACCCCAGCCTGGTACGGAGCCCAGTGGGGGAACCTTGGGTGTCTCAGTTCTACTGAGGGGTCCAGGGCAGActcctcactgcagcctgcacagCAGGTAGAATGATCCTTCTCAGTGATCTCTGTTCTCTTTTCCTGATCTGAAAACCGTCAGGATTTCTGATTGCTCGCTCATGTGAGGCTTGTAGCCCAGCTTCAGACACTGCTGATGAAGAAGCCAGGGCAGGTCTCCTCCCCGCTCAGCCTAGCGACCAGCAGTCAATGTCCATTCCCGAAACCCCCCCAGTGCAGAGCCCCACTCCCAGGGTTCCTACCGCAGGCCCACCCCAGGAGTCTGCAGGGCCTGGACCAGCAGTCAGTCTCGCACCCCCATGCCCGGTTCCTGTTATGGGCCCACGGTGACATTCTGGCTAGGACAGTCAGGCCTCAACTCCTGACCCTCAGGGCCTGGGGCCAGGATCCCGCCTCACACTCTGCCTGACCCTCGTGTGCACCCGCTCCCAGGATCTGGAGCAGTACGCAGCCAGTTACAGCGGCCTGATGCGCATCGAACGGCTGCAGTTCATTGCTGATCACTGCCCCACGCTGCGGGTGGAGGCCCTGAAGATGGCCCTGTCGTTCGTGCAGAGAACCTTTAATGTGGACATGTATGAGGAAATCCACCGCAAGCTCTCAGAGGCCACCAGGTGAGGCCAGGGGCTTGGTAAGAGGAAGTAGAGGCCACCAAGGGAGCAGGTGCCTGGGGCTGGGCCCCCTTCCTGTGTCCTGCAACTCCCACCCCTGCGCTGGGAAGTTGGGCAGGTAGATTTCTCGCTGTCTCTTGGCCAGGAGTAGAAGtgccctgtgtgtgtgcacgcaggGATTTGATTCCAAGGGGAGCTGTTGGAGACTGTGGCTCAGGGGCTGTCTCCCTGCTGGCTTCCCCACCTGGCTGCAGGCTCCTGGGGGCAGCAGTTCTGTGTCCCTGGTGCAGACTGGTCCCTGGAGGTGGGGTTTGAGGCTAGTGGGAAGTGCCCACCTGTGTGCCAGTTGGGCCTTTGAGGGCAGCCTGAGATTGGCggcttcctcccctcctccctggccCCTGTGACCGTCACCATCCTGATGGCCAGGTCCTCTCTCAGGGAGCTGCAGAACGCACCCGATGCCATCCCTGAGAGTGGCGTGGAGCCCCCACCCCTGGACACGGCCTGGGTGGAGGCCACGCGGAAGAAGGCCTTGCTGAAGCTGGAGAAGCTGGACACGGACCTGAAGAACTACAAAGGCAACTCCATCAAGGAGAGCATCCGGCGCGGCCACGACGACCTGGGCGACCATTACCTGGACTGTGGGGACCTCAGCAACGCCCTCAAGTGCTACTCCCGGGCCCGGGACTACTGCACCAGCGCCAAGCATGTCATCAACATGTGCCTCAACGTCATCAAGGTCGGCCTGCCTCGGCAGGCAGGCGGGTGGGGGCAGCATGGCTG is part of the Chlorocebus sabaeus isolate Y175 chromosome 16, mChlSab1.0.hap1, whole genome shotgun sequence genome and encodes:
- the RFNG gene encoding beta-1,3-N-acetylglucosaminyltransferase radical fringe isoform X1, encoding MSRARGALCRACLALAAALAALLLLPLPLPLPRAPGPARTPAPAPRAPPSRPAAPSLRPDDVFIAVKTTRKNHGPRLRLLLHTWISRARRQTFIFTDGDDPELELQGGECPPAPAPAGPGPRDPGAAATALLWVPFSVEAPEVRGGHDAAQVTRPAEGPPCQPSSALTLAASRGVGLVPRPLKKPQQGIHPSRPGGGRVINTNCSAVRTRQALCCKMSVEYDKFIESGRKWFCHVDDDNYVNPRSLLHLLSSFSPSQDVYLGRPSLDHPIEATERVQGGRTVTTVKFWFATGGAGFCLSRGLALKMSPWASLGSFMSTAEQVRLPDDCTVGYIVEGLLGARLLHSPLFHSHLENLQRLPPDTLLQQVTLSYGGPENPHNVVNVAGGFSVQQDPTRFKSVHCLLYPDTDWCPRQKQGAPISR
- the RFNG gene encoding beta-1,3-N-acetylglucosaminyltransferase radical fringe isoform X2; translation: MSRARGALCRACLALAAALAALLLLPLPLPLPRAPGPARTPAPAPRAPPSRPAAPSLRPDDVFIAVKTTRKNHGPRLRLLLHTWISRARRQTFIFTDGDDPELELQGGGGRVINTNCSAVRTRQALCCKMSVEYDKFIESGRKWFCHVDDDNYVNPRSLLHLLSSFSPSQDVYLGRPSLDHPIEATERVQGGRTVTTVKFWFATGGAGFCLSRGLALKMSPWASLGSFMSTAEQVRLPDDCTVGYIVEGLLGARLLHSPLFHSHLENLQRLPPDTLLQQVTLSYGGPENPHNVVNVAGGFSVQQDPTRFKSVHCLLYPDTDWCPRQKQGAPISR